From the Arvicola amphibius chromosome 2, mArvAmp1.2, whole genome shotgun sequence genome, one window contains:
- the Tspan9 gene encoding tetraspanin-9 isoform X2 — MARGCLCCLKYMMFLFNLIFWLCGCGLLGVGIWLSVSQGNFATFSPSFPSLSAANLVIAIGTIVMVTGFLGCLGAIKENKCLLLSFFIVLLIILLAELILLILFFVYMDKVNENAKQDLKEGLLLYNTENNVGLKNAWNIIQAEMRCCGVTDYTDWYPVLGENIVPDRCCMENSQGCGRNTTTPLWRTGCYEKVKLWFDDNKHVLGTVGMCILIMQILGMAFSMTLFQHIHRTGKKYDA, encoded by the exons ctctgtggctGCGGACTGCTAGGAGTGGGCATCTGGCTCTCCGTGTCCCAAGGCAACTTTGCCACCTTCTCCCCCAGCTTCCCCTCGCTGTCTGCAGCCAACCTTGTCATCGCCATAGGCACCATTGTCATGGTGACAGGCTTCCTGGGCTGCCTTGGGGCCATCAAGGAAAACAAGTGTTTGCTCCTCAGT TTTTTCATCGTGCTGCTGATCATCCTCTTGGCAGAGCTGATCCTGCTCATCCTCTTCTTTGTCTACATGGACAAG GTAAACGAGAATGCCAAGCAGGACCTGAAGGAAGGGCTGCTGCTGTACAACACTGAGAACAACGTGGGGCTCAAGAACGCCTGGAATATCATCCAGGCCGAG ATGCGGTGTTGTGGAGTCACTGACTATACAGACTGGTATCCAGTGCTGGGAGAGAACATAGTTCCTGACCGCTGCTGCATGGAGAACTCCCAGGGTTGTGGGCGCAACACCACCACCCCCTTGTGGAGAACG GGCTGCTATGAGAAGGTGAAGCTGTGGTTTGATGACAACAAGCACGTGCTGGGCACCGTGGGGATGTGCATCCTCATCATGCAG ATCCTGGGAATGGCCTTCTCCATGACTCTGTTCCAACACATCCACCGGACGGGTAAAAAGTATGATGCCTGA